In Roseofilum reptotaenium CS-1145, the following proteins share a genomic window:
- the coaD gene encoding pantetheine-phosphate adenylyltransferase has product MGSPLTAIYPGSFDPITLGHLDIIERGCNLFHEVIVVVMVNPNKNPLFSVTKRISQIQKATEHLTNIKVDSFDGLTVNYAKIQQAQVLLRGLRVVSDFEKELQMAHTNKTLLEEIETVFLATSTEYGFLSSSLVKEIAKFGASINHLVPHHVALDIYQCYNKTPPP; this is encoded by the coding sequence ATGGGTTCACCCCTAACTGCCATTTACCCAGGAAGCTTTGACCCAATCACCCTAGGACATCTCGATATCATTGAACGGGGTTGTAATCTATTCCACGAGGTGATTGTGGTTGTCATGGTTAACCCCAACAAAAATCCCCTCTTTTCAGTCACCAAGCGGATTAGTCAGATCCAAAAAGCCACCGAACATTTAACCAATATCAAAGTTGACAGTTTTGATGGTCTGACCGTAAACTATGCTAAAATTCAGCAGGCCCAAGTGTTGCTGAGGGGTCTGAGAGTGGTATCAGACTTTGAAAAAGAACTCCAAATGGCCCACACCAATAAAACCCTCCTAGAGGAAATCGAAACGGTGTTTCTGGCAACGTCTACAGAATATGGCTTTCTGAGTAGTAGTCTGGTTAAAGAAATCGCTAAATTTGGTGCTTCCATCAATCACCTAGTTCCCCATCACGTTGCCCTCGATATCTATCAATGCTACAACAAGACCCCTCCCCCATAA
- a CDS encoding DivIVA domain-containing protein, whose protein sequence is MLQQDPSPINSEREPHEPPQAESSANGTSGLNTKPEVDIQEELERLKEMILMSTRIPWTRYTFVDEDQLLDQIELIQFHLPKVFEQSVTLVSNRDEIMLKAKRYSQDLISAAEQQASEILDEMSLVQQAEQEAQAIWQQTLQECQKTKENLVLELQELEKQSTQDLELQRQKLLEECEMIQKGADDYADQVLQDLESRLGEMLRVVRNGREQLQ, encoded by the coding sequence ATGCTACAACAAGACCCCTCCCCCATAAACTCAGAACGTGAACCCCACGAACCACCCCAGGCCGAATCCTCTGCCAATGGAACCAGTGGACTCAATACTAAACCAGAAGTTGATATTCAAGAGGAATTAGAGCGCCTCAAGGAAATGATTTTGATGAGTACTCGCATTCCTTGGACGCGCTATACATTTGTGGATGAAGACCAGTTATTAGATCAAATTGAGTTAATTCAGTTTCATTTACCCAAAGTCTTTGAGCAATCTGTGACCTTGGTGAGTAATCGGGATGAAATTATGCTCAAAGCGAAACGGTATTCTCAGGATCTCATTAGTGCCGCAGAACAACAGGCCAGTGAGATTCTAGACGAAATGAGCTTAGTCCAGCAAGCGGAACAGGAAGCTCAAGCCATTTGGCAACAAACGCTACAGGAGTGCCAAAAGACGAAGGAAAATTTAGTTTTGGAATTACAGGAGTTAGAAAAACAGTCCACGCAAGATTTAGAACTCCAGCGTCAGAAACTTCTGGAAGAGTGTGAGATGATTCAAAAAGGAGCTGATGATTACGCAGATCAGGTATTGCAGGATCTGGAAAGTCGTCTAGGAGAGATGTTGCGGGTGGTTCGTAACGGTCGCGAGCAACTCCAGTGA